One Klebsiella electrica genomic window, ACACCTGCATTTAGCCCATCTCGCCGACAGTTCCCTGCCCGGCAATCTTCTGGCAGATTTCGTTCGCGGCAATCCCCAGGCGGACTATCCGGCCGACATTGTCGACGGCATTTTTATGCACCGGCGTATCGACGTCATGACCGATAATCTGCCGGAGGTAAAAGAAGCGCGCGACTGGTTTCGCCCGCAGACCCGCCGCGTGGCGCCCATTACGCTGGATGTCATGTGGGATCACTTCCTGTCGCACCACTGGGCACGCATTTCACCCGATATGCCGCTCAACGAGTTTGTCCGCTATGCCCAGGCACAGGTCACGCCGGTATTAGCCGATTCGCCGCCGCGCTTCGTCAATCTCAATGCCTATTTGTGGTCGGAGCGCTGGCTTGAACGCTATGAGGATATGGACTTTATTCAGAGCGTCCTCAACGGTATGGCCAGCCGTCGTCCGCGCCTTGATGCCCTGCGC contains:
- the acpH gene encoding ACP phosphodiesterase, with the protein product MNFLAHLHLAHLADSSLPGNLLADFVRGNPQADYPADIVDGIFMHRRIDVMTDNLPEVKEARDWFRPQTRRVAPITLDVMWDHFLSHHWARISPDMPLNEFVRYAQAQVTPVLADSPPRFVNLNAYLWSERWLERYEDMDFIQSVLNGMASRRPRLDALRDSWQDLDTHYDKLEQQFWQFYPRMMAQATRHEL